One Cucumis sativus cultivar 9930 chromosome 1, Cucumber_9930_V3, whole genome shotgun sequence DNA segment encodes these proteins:
- the LOC101213319 gene encoding glyceraldehyde-3-phosphate dehydrogenase, cytosolic, whose protein sequence is MAKIKIGINGFGRIGRLVARVALQRNDVELVAVNDPFITTDYMTYMFKYDSVHGQWKHEDVKVKDSKTLLFGEQAVTVFGIRNPEEIPWGETGAEYIVESTGVFTDKDKAAAHLKGGAKKVIISAPSKDAPMFVVGVNEKEYKPDLDVISNASCTTNCLAPLAKVINDRFGIVEGLMTTVHSMTATQKTVDGPSMKDWRGGRAASFNIIPSSTGAAKAVGKVLPALNGKLTGMAFRVPTVDVSVVDLTVRLEKPASYEDIKAAIKEESEGNLKGILGYTEDEVVSTDFLGDNRSSIFDAKAGIALNKNYVKLISWYDNELGYSTRVIDLIVHIASVN, encoded by the exons ATGG CCAAGATCAAGATTGGAATCAACg GATTTGGAAGGATTGGGAGATTGGTAGCAAGGGTTGCTCTCCAGAGAAATGATGTTGAACTTGTTGCTGTTAACGACCCTTTTATCACCACTGATTACATG ACCTACATGTTCAAGTACGACAGTGTTCACGGCCAATGGAAGCATGAAGACGTGAAGGTTAAGGACTCCAAGACTCTTCTCTTTGGTGAGCAGGCTGTTACAGTTTTTGGTATCAg GAATCCAGAGGAGATCCCATGGGGTGAGACTGGAGCTGAATATATTGTAGAGTCCACTGGTGTTTTCACAGACAAAGACAAGGCTGCTGCCCATTTGAAG GGTGGTGCAAAGAAAGTTATTATCTCAGCTCCCAGCAAAGATGCTCCCATGTTTGTTGTGGGAGTCAATGAGAAGGAATACAAACCAGATCTTGATGTTATATCTAATGCTAGCTGCACTACCAACTGTCTTGCTCCTCTTGCAAAG GTCATTAACGATAGATTTGGGATTGTGGAGGGCCTGATGACCACTGTTCACTCAATGACAG CCACCCAAAAGACTGTTGATGGACCATCTATGAAAGACTGGAGAGGTGGAAGAGCTGCTTCATTCAACATCATTCCTAGCAGTACTGGAGCTGCTAAG GCTGTTGGCAAAGTGCTTCCTGCTTTGAACGGAAAACTTACTGGGATGGCTTTCCGTGTCCCTACAGTTGATGTTTCAGTTGTTGACCTAACAGTGAGGTTGGAGAAGCCAGCGTCATATGAAGATATTAAAGCTGCCATCAA GGAGGAGTCCGAGGGGAACTTGAAAGGAATTTTGGGTTACACCGAAGATGAGGTGGTGTCCACTGATTTTTTGGGTGACAACAG GTCAAGTATTTTCGACGCCAAGGCTGGGATCGCACTGAACAAAAACTACGTGAAGCTCATCTCGTGGTACGACAATGAGTTAGGCTACAG TACCCGTGttattgatttgattgttCACATCGCTTCTGTCAATTAA
- the LOC101211551 gene encoding uncharacterized protein LOC101211551 has translation MASSAFKSTTKRTPIGASVPSNDDSASSNRTSFHRRSRSLSRFSHPLPSSPIDKVFGEASPAPRGRFVNTSRGSGFPEISLDDLAVEFFGSTDRGRSAARSSELSGAMNSSVASNRRGRSVSRHGGGKTSGGGCENKGRGGSSVSGGKVVPESNSRRRRSLSVVRYQISDSESDDRSQSSGTRVKEKSFGIGNKQKPISHKTDDSSRRPTLRRSLSQNDFKCHDGYSSHSSVLTDDEGKDASFGNSVIEKTMRSIYARKAKQANGGVVDNGLYEAMRKELRHAVEEIRVELEQEMVNRNSSVETFSDDLLSSDSGVRHHTSPFTRNYSAKQEQPEKRRDSLGKMVMEKQRGQDLAKMVKNLPPDLKNVVADNSSRTRKRSKDRSRMSKRLSEEAEKYIEDFISNVEDTDISSLDGDRSDTSSSLGGKVKPNFKIPAASRYVPPGMDGVLLPWLQWETSNDATPYPRKNMFEPPTTPQTFPWDVNQDTSNAQDLCNHSGSSQGSWSPGVTIGLSGKVVEDNGSRFKGLGKYQNQSYSESRETRFDIDEYLKRPSSEDFLLERWKQQHKVTCSGLLLCNRLFL, from the exons ATGGCCTCCTCTGCTTTCAAATCCACCACCAAGAGGACCCCGATCGGAGCATCTGTTCCTTCAAATGATGACTCCGCTTCCTCTAATCGTACTTCCTTTCACCGCCGTTCTCGAAGTCTTAGCCGCTTTTCCCACCCTCTGCCGTCCTCTCCCATTGACAAGGTCTTCGGTGAGGCTTCACCAGCTCCTCGTGGTAGGTTTGTCAACACTTCCAGAGGCTCGGGGTTCCCTGAGATCAGTCTCGATGATTTAGCGGTCGAATTCTTTGGTTCTACTGATCGAGGGCGGTCTGCTGCGAGAAGCTCTGAGTTGAGTGGTGCTATGAATTCTTCTGTGGCTTCGAATAGGCGAGGGAGGTCGGTTTCGAGACACGGTGGCGGTAAAACTAGTGGCGGTGGTTGTGAGAACAAAGGAAGAGGTGGTTCTAGTGTTTCTGGGGGGAAAGTGGTTCCTGAAAGTAATTCAAGGAGAAGACGCTCTCTCTCGGTGGTTCGTTACCAGATTAGCGATTCGGAG AGTGACGATCGATCTCAGAGTTCTGGAACTCGTGTCAAAGAAAAGAGCTTTGGTATTGGAAATAAACAGAAACCAATATCCCACAAGACTGATGACTCGAGCCGTAGACCAACATTGCGAAGATCTCTTAGCCAGAATGATTTTAAGTGCCATGATGGCTATTCA AGCCATTCTTCAGTTCTAACTGATGATGAAGGGAAGGATGCTTCCTTCGGTAATAGTGTAATCGAGAAGACCATGCGATCAATTTATGCAAGAAAG GCAAAGCAGGCCAATGGGGGTGTTGTTGACAATGGGTTGTATGAAGCAATGCGGAAAGAACTTAGGCATGCTGTGGAAGAGATAAGGGTGGAACTTGAGCAG GAAATGGTGAACAGAAATTCGTCGGTTGAAACTTTCAGTGATGACTTGCTTTCAAGTGATTCTGGTGTTCGTCACCATACATCTCCATTTACAAGAAATTATTCAGCAAAACAAGAACAG CCAGAGAAGCGTAGAGATTCATTGGGTAAGATGGTGATGGAGAAGCAACGTGGTCAAGATCTTGCAAAGATGGTTAAAAATTTGCCTCCTGATCTGAAGAATGTTGTTGCAGATAACTCCTCACGGACCAGAAAG AGGAGCAAAGATAGAAGTAGGATGTCTAAACGATTGAGCGAGGAGGCTGAAAAATACATTGAGGACTTCATTTCCAATGTCGAAGACACAGATATTTCATCTCTTGATGGCGATAGGAGCGACACTAGTTCTTCTTTAGGGGGAAAAgtaaaaccaaatttcaaaattccaGCAGCCAGCAGATATGTGCCTCCTGGAATGGATGGTGTCCTACTTCCATGGTTGCAGTGGGAAACCAGTAATGATGCTACACCTTATCCTCGAAAGAACATGTTCGAACCACCTACAACTCCGCAAACTTTTCCATGGGATGTAAATCAG GATACAAGCAATGCACAAGATCTATGCAATCATTCTGGTAGCAGCCAAGGGAGTTGGAGCCCTGGAGTTACGATTGGCCTTTCTGGGAAAGTTGTTGAAGATAATGGAAGTAGATTCAAAGGACTTGGTAAGTATCAGAACCAATCCTATTCGGAATCAAGAGAAACTCGGTTCGATATAGACGAATATTTAAAGCGTCCAAGCAGTGAAGATTTCCTCTTAGAAAGATGGAAGCAACAGCACAAAGTCACCTGCAGTGGTCTCTTGCTTTGTAATCGTCTATTTCTATAG
- the LOC105436381 gene encoding uncharacterized protein LOC105436381 → MDPSLIPVGYVFCPTEEELLGYYLYSKVLGEQASPLVLPVIDLYTQEPSQIWQQCRGVDNKDIYFFTTLQKKKSRIIRKVGSNGGTWSGENKPQQVFSSTIDNLLLGTMKRFRYEKSQVKEDCTWIMYEYTLNPFIVPEGLVHDSYVLCMIRKKIVKSEKMVMASNKRQASNNNWPMTSMHVDNQNHKRMKLQEEAVVDCIDATIGCPTTQMTSCFQSLSNVASNEAVDDLQHEDCINVHTECPTTQMESCFQAISNVASNEAMVELHNECCINTPIECSTTQKESCFQDLSNGYLLFANENENEIEPCNNGELPNVEDGLNYDNEWLACQEHSAKFDHLACGVFELGVRN, encoded by the exons ATGGATCCGAGCCTGATTCCCGTGGGTTACGTCTTTTGTCCCACGGAGGAAGAACTGTTGGGTTACTATCTCTACAGCAAAGTTTTGGGAGAACAAGCTTCTCCACTTGTGTTGCCGGTGATCGATCTTTACACCCAAGAGCCCTCTCAAATATGGCAACAATGTAGAGGGGTTGATAATAAAGATATCTATTTCTTCACTACtctccaaaaaaagaaatctcgTATCATCCGAAAGGTTGGTTCTAATGGTGGCACTTGGAGCGGTGAGAACAAACCTCAACAAGTATTTTCTTCAACTATTGATAATCTCCTCCTTGGCACCATGAAACGGTTTCGATATGAGAAATCTCAAGTAAAAGAGGATTGTACATGGATTATGTATGAGTATACCCTCAATCCATTTATCGTACCAGAAGGGTTGGTGCATGATTCCTATGTGCTTTGTATGATTCGGAAAAAGATAGTCAAATCAGAAAAAATGGTCATGGCCTCAAACAAAAGACAAGcatcaaataataattggCCAATGACAAGTATGCATGTAGATAATCAGAACCACAAACGCATGAAATTACAAGAGGAAGCTGTGGTTGATTGCATCGATGCTACTATTGGATG TCCAACAACACAAATGACATCATGTTTTCAAAGTTTATCAAATGTTGCATCGAATGAAGCTGTGGATGACTTGCAGCATGAAGATTGCATCAATGTTCATACTGAATG TCCAACAACACAAATGGAATCATGTTTTCAAGCTATATCAAATGTTGCATCCAATGAAGCCATGGTTGAGTTACATAACGAATGTTGCATCAATACTCCTATTGAATG TTCAACCACACAAAAAGAATCATGTTTTCAAGATTTATCAAATGGTTACTTATTATTTGCAAACGAGAATGAGAATGAAATTGAACCATGCAACAACGGGGAACTACCAAACGTTGAAGATGGTTTGAATTATGACAATGAGTG GTTGGCATGTCAAGAACATTCAGCTAAGTTTGATCACCTTGCTTGTGGAGTATTTGAACTTGGGGTGAGGAACTAG
- the LOC101213560 gene encoding uncharacterized protein LOC101213560 — translation MDANGRGGCCIARYVGPSHDMSKVDRIMLRFRPIAPKPAVSSGSASADSTPEKSEVTGRVGRGKKRCNRDTGTKRCNNRRKKSSVGNDAVLGSSVVTTLPLLPEMPDCVKREGRNAPVWLSFEGVKEDRTVVSSAVAVPQAVRMVASSVIVERVAEITWGEGEELGCTDEERRRNLERDTCPGFISDGGGKVTWTNEAYREMVGGTAGDAVRIWLELKETTEEWWPAFTCRVKVQYRSRWGKEKSSLTAPCDAWRMDGGGFAWRLDVKAALSLGLCR, via the coding sequence ATGGACGCTAACGGAAGAGGTGGTTGCTGCATCGCTCGATATGTTGGCCCTTCACATGACATGTCTAAAGTCGACCGTATAATGCTCAGATTCCGCCCCATTGCTCCGAAGCCGGCGGTTTCTTCTGGATCTGCTTCTGCCGATTCCACTCCGGAGAAATCTGAGGTTACTGGAAGAGTTGGTAGGGGGAAGAAGAGGTGTAATAGGGACACCGGAACTAAGCGGTGCAATAACAGAAGGAAGAAGAGTAGTGTTGGAAACGATGCCGTTTTGGGTTCTTCGGTGGTTACGACGTTACCGCTTTTACCGGAGATGCCTGATTGTGTgaagagagaaggaagaaacGCGCCGGTTTGGTTGAGTTTCGAGGGAGTGAAAGAGGATCGGACGGTGGTGTCGTCGGCGGTAGCGGTGCCGCAGGCGGTGAGGATGGTGGCTTCGTCGGTGATAGTGGAGCGCGTGGCAGAGATCACGTGGGGAGAAGGGGAGGAGTTGGGGTGTACGGATGAGGAGAGGAGGAGGAATCTAGAGAGGGACACATGTCCTGGGTTTATATCCGACGGTGGAGGGAAGGTGACGTGGACGAACGAAGCGTATAGGGAGATGGTGGGAGGTACGGCAGGGGATGCAGTGAGGATTTGGTTGGAGTTGAAGGAGACAACGGAGGAGTGGTGGCCGGCGTTCACTTGTAGGGTTAAAGTTCAGTACCGGAGCCGGTGGGGTAAGGAGAAGAGCTCGTTGACGGCGCCGTGTGATGCTTGGAGAATGGACGGAGGTGGGTTTGCTTGGAGACTCGATGTGAAGGCTGCGCTCAGTCTGGGGTTGTGCCGATAA